Proteins encoded by one window of Lathyrus oleraceus cultivar Zhongwan6 chromosome 1, CAAS_Psat_ZW6_1.0, whole genome shotgun sequence:
- the LOC127106211 gene encoding uncharacterized protein LOC127106211: MVTTFIYNHTYIVSLMKKYTGGRDIVHLGVTRFATQFLQLQAIVRQKEGLENMFNSEEFRKTKYGKEKKGPGYEAGTIVMSRDFWSKANDVFKVFEPTVKVLRLVYGDEKLTMGFIYEAIDRAKQAIQQNSRYHSKYNDIIDKHCKFMHSDLHSAGYFLNPQFQYGIEHGKVVYRETFNGTTNLTLFREKSETFCTPLAQKSWSKMDAVKQPLPQTVREIGVHLAISTQRQEID; encoded by the exons ATGGTAACAACCTTCATCTATAACCACACATATATTGTGAGTCTCATGAAAAAATATACAGGTGGTAGAGATATTGTTCATCTTGGTGTTACCCGATTTGCAACACAATTTCTACAACTTCAAGCAATTGTGAGACAAAAGGAAGGTCTTGAAAACATGTTCAATTCTGAAGAATTTAGAAAAACAAAATATGGTAAAGAAAAGAAAGGACCGGGATATGAAGCAGGGACAATTGTTATGAGTAGGGACTTTTGGAGTAAGGCTAATGATGTATTTAAAGTATTTGAGCCAACTGTAAAAGTTTTGAGACTAGTTTATGGTGATGAGAAACTAACAATGGGTTTCATATATGAAGCCATTGATCGAGCAAAACAAGCAATTCAACAAAATTCTCGTTATCATTCCAAATATAATGATATCATTGACAAGCATTGTAAATTCATGCATTCTGATCTTCATTCTGCTG GTTATTTTCTTAATCCGCAATTTCAATATGGAATTGAACATGGAAAAGTTGTGTATAGAGAAACATTTAATGGAACAACTAAT CTAACACTTTTTAGAGAAAAGAGTGAAACTTTTTGTACACCTCTAGCTCAAAAATCTTGGTCTAAAATGGATGCAG TCAAACAACCTCTGCCACAAACTGTGAGAGAAATTGGAGTACATTTAGCTATATCCACACAAAGACAAGAAATAGATTGA